A single genomic interval of Parvularcula marina harbors:
- a CDS encoding cell division protein FtsX, whose protein sequence is MSETAEDDEGYVDEEALEAAVPRRQTPLLPEAGASGTPLMIVIAVLAFIASVSLAGYFMVSRAAADWTGDLSGTITVQVRGAAADLILQDADIAEGLLRDHPGVTEVARMSRAETEELLEPWLGRDNLSADIPIPIIITAEISPSLRRDLSSLRNGLAEAAPLAALDDHGQWNDRLVDAANRAKGLAFIVFAMIMGATACVIIFATRAGLAANREIVEVMHLVGATDKFIADQVQRRYFSLGLRGGAIGAFSAAMILFLTASFGAEDAGLFLPNLQAAPAMLAGLAIVPVVICGISSLVARITVRTILAREIH, encoded by the coding sequence GTGAGCGAAACGGCCGAAGACGACGAAGGCTATGTCGACGAGGAGGCGCTCGAGGCCGCCGTGCCCCGACGCCAGACGCCGCTGCTGCCCGAAGCCGGGGCATCGGGCACGCCGCTGATGATCGTCATCGCGGTGCTGGCTTTCATCGCCAGCGTCTCGCTCGCCGGATATTTCATGGTCTCGCGCGCCGCCGCTGACTGGACCGGCGATCTTTCGGGCACGATCACCGTGCAGGTCCGCGGGGCGGCCGCCGACCTCATCCTTCAGGATGCGGATATCGCCGAGGGCCTGTTGCGCGATCATCCGGGCGTCACGGAAGTGGCCCGCATGTCTCGGGCAGAAACCGAAGAGCTGCTGGAACCCTGGCTGGGGCGCGATAATCTGAGCGCGGATATTCCGATCCCGATCATCATCACCGCCGAGATCAGCCCGTCTTTGCGGCGTGATCTGTCTTCCTTACGCAATGGCCTTGCCGAAGCCGCACCATTGGCCGCGCTTGATGATCACGGCCAGTGGAATGACCGGCTGGTCGATGCGGCCAACCGCGCCAAGGGGCTCGCCTTTATCGTCTTTGCCATGATCATGGGGGCAACGGCCTGCGTCATCATCTTTGCAACCCGGGCGGGACTTGCGGCCAATCGCGAGATTGTCGAGGTCATGCACCTTGTCGGGGCGACGGATAAATTCATCGCCGATCAGGTCCAGCGACGTTATTTCTCACTTGGCCTGAGGGGCGGCGCGATTGGTGCCTTCTCCGCCGCAATGATCCTGTTTCTGACGGCGAGTTTCGGTGCCGAAGACGCAGGGCTTTTCCTGCCAAATCTTCAGGCTGCGCCTGCCATGCTGGCCGGGCTTGCCATTGTGCCGGTCGTGATTTGCGGGATCTCCTCGCTCGTGGCACGGATCACTGTCCGGACGATCCTCGCCCGCGAAATTCACTGA
- a CDS encoding cell division ATP-binding protein FtsE: MSATTNTSELPQKIVELRDVALTYDGTHEVLKHADMVLREGDFRFLTGPSGAGKTTLLKLIYMALKPTSGSVRIFGEEVRDLATDDRPALRRRLGVVFQENRLLDHLTAYENVALPMRVMGFKDQDYRGDVMELLSWVGLGDHILAKPPVLSGGQKQRVALARALVSKPDLILADEPTGNVDPEMGGKIMQLLLELNRLGTAVIVATHDFHIVRRIPMKILRLKEGHLTLHQPLAELTEQAP, from the coding sequence ATGTCGGCCACCACCAACACCTCTGAATTGCCGCAGAAAATCGTCGAATTGCGGGACGTCGCGCTGACCTATGACGGCACGCATGAAGTGCTCAAACACGCCGATATGGTCCTGCGCGAGGGCGATTTCAGATTTCTGACCGGCCCGTCGGGCGCCGGCAAGACGACCCTGCTCAAGCTGATCTACATGGCGCTCAAACCCACCTCGGGCAGCGTGCGGATTTTCGGAGAGGAAGTGCGCGACCTTGCCACCGATGACCGGCCGGCGCTGCGCCGCCGCCTCGGGGTGGTGTTCCAGGAAAACCGTCTCCTCGATCATCTGACCGCCTATGAAAATGTCGCCCTGCCCATGCGCGTGATGGGCTTCAAAGATCAGGATTATCGGGGTGATGTTATGGAACTCTTAAGCTGGGTCGGGCTCGGCGATCACATTCTGGCCAAGCCCCCGGTCCTGTCGGGAGGGCAGAAACAGCGCGTGGCGTTGGCCCGGGCGCTGGTCTCGAAACCCGACCTCATTCTCGCTGATGAGCCGACCGGCAATGTCGATCCGGAAATGGGCGGGAAAATCATGCAGTTATTGCTGGAGCTGAACCGCCTCGGCACCGCCGTGATCGTCGCGACCCATGATTTCCACATCGTCCGGCGCATCCCCATGAAGATCCTGCGACTGAAAGAAGGGCATCTGACCCTGCACCAGCCGCTGGCTGAACTTACGGAGCAGGCCCCGTGA